A genomic stretch from Rhodomicrobium vannielii ATCC 17100 includes:
- a CDS encoding DUF1986 domain-containing protein — protein MIRNLFAAGFLCLVAPALLAAEPLIWRGLGPATERAAKACGRIVGGTCAASGDWPWQVALFVNKRKESDFSFACGGSIISRDWVLTAAHCLTQHGESLRPDAVLVLEGSQKKNSGRKIKVEQIIVHDGWNDGTKENDIALLKLAAPARSTPVALATPRDAGYETGSAVVTGWGLLRPLDILRDENGKEVPGKFVDGLSHEVMSVEDARKFVTDELMQVNLPLVTLEACKVAHRNTRDDNGVSPVIDSRVICAGDAKGGKDSCQGDSGGPLVARGGVGWVQIGVVSWGSSCALPGTPGAYTRVAAFEGWIKAKTGIDQSAPSTDTQTALEDNAAFKNPAGLSISFVQGKHLKPGRSVYAAVSARKPGYLALFNLGADGKLTRLFPSAMSRRSPTSELQRVLTPGKTLLVPDPKDPYSGFEFTIDPPAGPGWLVAVLLASPAEEIDFTDERAVIEDRASAMSYLSTIARAINRDIEVSQKGPETTSIAVFDYEILP, from the coding sequence ATGATCCGCAACCTTTTTGCTGCGGGCTTCTTATGTCTTGTTGCGCCCGCGCTTCTTGCGGCGGAACCGCTCATCTGGCGCGGCCTTGGGCCTGCCACCGAAAGAGCGGCAAAGGCATGCGGGCGCATTGTCGGAGGCACCTGCGCAGCGTCCGGCGACTGGCCTTGGCAGGTCGCGCTCTTCGTCAACAAGCGCAAGGAGAGCGATTTCAGCTTCGCATGCGGCGGTTCCATCATCTCACGAGATTGGGTTCTGACGGCAGCGCATTGCCTCACTCAGCACGGCGAAAGTCTGCGGCCTGATGCCGTCCTCGTGCTGGAGGGCTCACAGAAAAAAAACTCTGGGCGCAAAATAAAGGTCGAGCAAATCATCGTTCACGATGGCTGGAACGACGGAACCAAGGAGAACGACATCGCGCTGCTGAAGCTTGCAGCGCCAGCGAGATCGACACCCGTAGCTCTGGCGACGCCGCGCGACGCTGGCTACGAAACTGGAAGTGCCGTCGTTACCGGCTGGGGACTCCTTCGACCGCTCGATATCCTCCGCGACGAGAACGGCAAGGAGGTTCCCGGCAAATTTGTCGACGGGCTTTCACATGAGGTCATGTCCGTCGAGGATGCGAGAAAATTCGTGACCGACGAGCTCATGCAGGTGAACCTCCCTCTTGTGACGCTCGAAGCCTGCAAGGTCGCTCACAGGAATACGCGAGACGATAACGGTGTTTCACCTGTGATCGATAGCCGTGTCATTTGCGCCGGCGACGCCAAGGGAGGAAAGGATTCCTGTCAGGGGGATAGCGGCGGCCCGCTCGTGGCCAGGGGAGGGGTGGGCTGGGTCCAGATCGGCGTTGTGAGTTGGGGATCAAGTTGCGCATTGCCGGGGACCCCCGGTGCCTACACGCGCGTCGCGGCCTTCGAGGGCTGGATCAAAGCAAAAACAGGCATCGATCAGAGCGCGCCCTCCACAGACACGCAAACCGCGCTCGAAGATAATGCCGCGTTCAAGAATCCTGCTGGATTGTCGATTTCCTTCGTGCAGGGCAAGCATTTGAAGCCGGGCCGATCGGTTTACGCAGCAGTCAGTGCGCGGAAGCCAGGCTATCTCGCCCTGTTCAACCTCGGAGCCGATGGAAAACTGACGCGATTGTTTCCATCGGCTATGTCGCGCCGCTCGCCGACAAGCGAATTACAGCGCGTTCTGACGCCGGGGAAGACGTTGCTCGTTCCCGATCCGAAAGACCCGTATAGCGGCTTCGAATTTACTATCGACCCACCGGCTGGACCGGGGTGGCTGGTCGCTGTGCTGTTGGCCAGTCCCGCAGAAGAAATTGACTTCACTGACGAGCGCGCCGTTATCGAGGATCGCGCGAGCGCCATGTCCTACCTTTCCACCATCGCCAGAGCGATCAACCGCGATATCGAGGTCTCGCAGAAGGGACCGGAGACGACATCGATCGCCGTATTCGACTACGAGATCCTTCCGTGA
- a CDS encoding tyrosine-type recombinase/integrase: MALSDLKIRTTKPTERDFKLSDADGLYLLVRPNGSKLWRLNYRHLGKNKTLAIGKYPDIALSTARDKRAEARRLLAEGVDPSYRKQVEVAKAKVAAANTFEAVAEEYLASLARDRSEGTVRANSHILRKKVYPLLGRRPIAELRPHEILEALQSIEDRGQVDMAHRARTLIGKVFQLAALSDRAPTDPTVVLRGRLKSWRVQNRASVTSEQTFAPLLRRIDTYEGSPNVRAAMLFLAHTFVRTVELRFATWSEIDLEDGVWRIPEERMKMGRPHDVPLTASTRAILRDMAKFRRGDYIFVSAHVGKSVLGDGTLRKAMKSIGYQGRMTPHGFRSSASSILNERGYRSDVIEMQLAHVEKNAVRRAYNRTLYWNERVSMMQDWSNLVDGWRKR, encoded by the coding sequence ATGGCTCTGAGCGATTTGAAGATCCGCACCACGAAGCCAACAGAGCGCGATTTCAAGCTCTCCGACGCAGACGGTCTCTATCTCCTTGTTCGGCCTAACGGCTCGAAGCTATGGCGCTTGAACTATCGCCATCTCGGTAAGAACAAAACCCTTGCCATCGGGAAGTACCCCGACATCGCTCTATCGACGGCGCGCGACAAGCGTGCAGAAGCAAGGAGACTTCTAGCTGAGGGTGTGGACCCGTCCTATCGAAAGCAGGTCGAGGTCGCCAAGGCCAAGGTAGCGGCGGCGAACACTTTTGAGGCGGTAGCGGAGGAGTATCTCGCCTCCCTCGCACGAGATCGTTCGGAGGGGACCGTTCGTGCGAACTCACATATTCTGCGGAAGAAGGTGTATCCGCTTCTCGGCAGGCGTCCCATAGCAGAACTCCGTCCGCACGAAATCCTCGAAGCGTTGCAATCTATCGAGGATAGAGGGCAAGTCGACATGGCCCATCGCGCCCGCACCCTTATAGGTAAGGTGTTCCAGCTCGCGGCGTTGAGCGACCGTGCTCCGACCGATCCAACCGTCGTACTTCGCGGTCGGCTTAAGAGTTGGCGAGTTCAGAACCGGGCTTCGGTGACAAGCGAACAGACATTTGCACCGCTGTTGCGGCGGATTGATACCTACGAAGGTTCCCCGAACGTGAGGGCTGCAATGCTGTTCCTCGCTCACACCTTCGTTCGAACCGTCGAGCTTCGTTTCGCCACATGGTCGGAGATTGACCTAGAAGATGGCGTCTGGCGCATCCCCGAAGAGCGTATGAAGATGGGACGACCTCATGATGTCCCCCTGACAGCCTCGACACGCGCAATCCTCCGCGACATGGCGAAATTCCGTAGGGGAGATTACATCTTTGTCTCAGCTCACGTGGGTAAGAGTGTGCTCGGAGATGGGACTCTCAGGAAGGCAATGAAGTCCATTGGGTATCAGGGGAGGATGACCCCTCACGGTTTTCGTTCGAGCGCGTCATCGATCTTGAACGAGCGCGGCTATCGGAGCGACGTGATCGAAATGCAGCTTGCCCACGTCGAGAAAAATGCCGTCCGAAGGGCCTACAATCGCACTCTTTATTGGAACGAGAGGGTCTCGATGATGCAGGACTGGTCCAACCTCGTGGACGGATGGAGAAAAAGGTGA
- a CDS encoding serpin family protein: MTDAPLHRRTLLRAAALLAASSAFETSMFCAAKAETPAASSLPSLAASQAAFAFKLAKALETDRNANVVSSPASAAAALAVIALFADEQLTQSIVAALSLQPNNGRRDLDALLLAAKPTEAGPLALANSLALDASLKPSASLLGEFKQAHVKLFDDKALDDAALAHINGWVSEVTHGRIPKLLESMPDGAVLIALNALHFKDRWQTAFDPAKTEPKAFMRLDGSTVEKTFMHSGPRSALFRSDDRFIAARLPFATARFALTVITTKREPAPLKDFEPVAAWLSGDGFERGEGQIAIPPLALSAQLELKPALNALGLKDDGLIGFSGRPPSITAIAQRVDFTANEDGAEAAAATAVIASRSASTRYTNFIADKPFLLALNDRTTGLILLSGYVATP; encoded by the coding sequence ATGACCGACGCGCCGCTTCACCGCCGCACCCTTTTGCGAGCCGCCGCCCTCCTGGCCGCATCGAGCGCCTTCGAGACCTCCATGTTTTGCGCCGCGAAGGCGGAGACGCCAGCCGCCAGCTCCTTGCCATCCCTGGCGGCTTCGCAGGCCGCTTTTGCGTTCAAGCTCGCGAAAGCGCTTGAAACGGATAGGAACGCCAATGTCGTGTCGTCGCCCGCGAGTGCGGCGGCAGCGCTTGCCGTGATTGCGCTTTTCGCGGATGAGCAGTTAACGCAATCCATCGTCGCCGCTCTCTCGCTTCAGCCAAACAACGGACGGCGGGATCTCGACGCGCTTCTCCTAGCCGCGAAACCTACCGAAGCCGGTCCGCTTGCCCTTGCCAATTCGCTCGCGCTCGATGCGTCGCTCAAGCCATCGGCAAGCCTGCTCGGCGAATTTAAACAGGCGCATGTGAAACTGTTCGATGACAAGGCGCTGGATGATGCGGCCCTTGCACATATCAACGGCTGGGTGAGCGAGGTCACGCACGGCAGAATACCCAAGCTCCTCGAAAGCATGCCAGACGGCGCTGTCTTGATCGCGCTGAACGCGCTGCACTTCAAGGACCGGTGGCAAACCGCCTTCGATCCGGCAAAGACCGAGCCGAAAGCCTTTATGCGGCTCGACGGTTCGACAGTTGAGAAGACGTTCATGCACTCCGGTCCTCGCAGCGCGTTGTTCCGCTCCGATGATCGTTTTATCGCCGCGCGACTGCCGTTCGCGACGGCACGCTTCGCGCTGACGGTGATCACGACGAAACGCGAGCCGGCGCCGCTTAAGGATTTCGAGCCTGTTGCGGCATGGCTTTCCGGTGACGGCTTTGAGCGGGGCGAAGGACAGATCGCGATCCCGCCGCTCGCCTTGTCGGCTCAACTGGAGCTCAAACCAGCGCTGAACGCCCTCGGTCTGAAAGACGACGGGCTCATCGGCTTCTCAGGGCGCCCGCCCTCGATCACCGCCATCGCGCAGCGCGTGGACTTTACTGCCAATGAGGACGGCGCGGAAGCTGCCGCTGCCACTGCCGTCATCGCCAGCCGCTCGGCAAGCACGCGATACACAAATTTCATCGCCGACAAGCCGTTCCTGTTGGCGCTCAACGACCGCACCACGGGCCTCATTCTCTTGTCGGGCTATGTCGCGACGCCGTAA
- a CDS encoding tetratricopeptide repeat protein, translating to MRALFLAVALMVTGSGAAWADTKADCESGRDDDHSLRACTLIIDGKATGNKVVAYIKRGDVYVYGDDKKYDLAIADYSNAIRLAPKDYSAYYQRGYAYAMKEERDRAIADYSEAIRIYSTNNGIYYRRGIVYKEMGDLDRALADLNEAIRLEQDSSNYTERAEIYAKKGELDRAIADYSEAIRLNPKYDNLYKWRGEIYEKRGDLDHAIADFSKVISLDPKYDSYYRARGDIYEKKGDYDRAIADYREAVRLDPNYSTARKRLAAIEQAAKDAQAAPAPAQTRPLGRRVALVIGNSAYDAVTTLPNARKDAEAIASKLGALGFAVTAKYDLPLAGMKQALAAFETTARDADWALVYYAGHGIELKGENWLIPKDGQLLRDNDVPDETVSLNRVLDRMKRARFRVVLLDACRNNPFLPRMEMGTATRAVDRGLGRIEPGRGEVVFYAAQAGTLASDGDGANSPFAAAILRHIGEDLELNRFFRRVTSTVQTATKDAQQPFVYGSIPDEDFYFKPPK from the coding sequence ATGCGCGCGTTGTTTCTGGCTGTGGCGCTGATGGTGACGGGAAGTGGTGCGGCGTGGGCGGATACGAAGGCCGATTGCGAGTCGGGGAGAGATGACGACCATTCCCTCCGTGCCTGTACGCTGATCATCGACGGGAAGGCGACGGGAAACAAGGTAGTCGCCTATATAAAGCGTGGCGACGTCTACGTCTACGGCGATGACAAAAAATATGACCTCGCCATAGCCGACTACAGCAACGCCATTCGCTTAGCCCCCAAAGATTATTCTGCTTATTATCAACGCGGCTATGCGTATGCGATGAAAGAAGAACGCGACCGCGCAATAGCAGATTATAGTGAAGCCATTCGAATCTATTCAACAAACAACGGTATCTACTACAGACGCGGCATTGTTTACAAAGAGATGGGGGACTTGGATCGCGCACTTGCCGACTTAAATGAAGCCATTCGCCTTGAGCAAGACAGTAGCAATTACACGGAGCGTGCTGAAATCTACGCGAAAAAAGGCGAACTCGATCGCGCCATCGCCGATTATAGCGAGGCCATTCGCCTCAATCCGAAATACGACAATCTTTATAAATGGCGTGGTGAAATCTACGAAAAAAGGGGTGACCTGGACCACGCTATCGCTGATTTCAGCAAAGTCATCAGCCTCGATCCGAAATACGATTCTTATTATCGAGCACGTGGCGATATCTACGAGAAGAAAGGCGATTACGACCGCGCCATCGCCGACTATAGGGAAGCCGTTCGCCTCGATCCGAATTACTCCACCGCGCGCAAACGCCTCGCAGCCATAGAACAGGCTGCAAAGGATGCGCAAGCTGCGCCCGCGCCCGCACAAACCCGCCCCCTCGGCCGCCGCGTCGCGCTCGTCATCGGCAACAGCGCCTATGACGCTGTGACCACCCTGCCGAACGCGCGCAAGGACGCCGAGGCCATCGCTTCGAAGCTCGGCGCGCTCGGCTTCGCCGTCACCGCGAAATACGACCTGCCGCTCGCCGGAATGAAACAGGCGCTCGCCGCCTTCGAGACCACGGCGCGGGATGCGGACTGGGCGCTCGTCTATTACGCAGGCCACGGCATCGAACTGAAGGGCGAGAACTGGCTGATCCCGAAGGACGGGCAGCTTCTGCGGGACAATGACGTTCCCGATGAGACGGTTTCGCTCAACCGCGTGCTCGACCGCATGAAGCGCGCGCGCTTCCGCGTCGTGCTGCTCGACGCCTGCCGCAACAATCCCTTCCTGCCGCGCATGGAGATGGGAACCGCCACGCGCGCAGTGGACCGGGGGCTCGGGCGCATCGAGCCGGGGCGCGGCGAAGTAGTCTTTTATGCCGCCCAGGCCGGAACCTTGGCGAGCGACGGCGACGGCGCGAACAGCCCCTTTGCGGCGGCGATCCTAAGGCATATTGGCGAAGACCTAGAACTTAACCGCTTCTTTCGCAGGGTAACGAGCACGGTGCAGACCGCAACGAAGGATGCGCAGCAACCCTTCGTCTACGGTAGCATTCCGGATGAGGACTTCTACTTCAAGCCGCCGAAATAA